GAGGGGgacacccccgtgtccccaactcAGGCAGCTGAGCAGGACCTGCCTGTGCCAGCGACACCACCAGATTAGAGGTGACTCACCATAATCTTGAAGACGTGGATTAAATCAGCTCCTGCTGCACTACTTAATGAAATCCATCCCATAATATGCTCCCGGCCCTGCTGTTCTCCCTCATTGCCCCCACCCCCTCCAGCCCCTTGGGTCCCCCTTCCCCGCCGAGGGGCAGGGCTGACAGAGGAGAACGGGCAGACCGCAGGCACGGGGCACAGACACCCCGTGCCCCCCATCACCCCgtgcaggcagcagccgccGTGGGCTCTGCTGGATGGGGCCGTGGGGCTGCGCTTGTCCCCAGCGTGTGGGGCTGTCCTGTAGTGGGGGGGTCTGactggggctccccaggagcaCCTGTGCCCGTGCATCGCCTCGGGGTGCCCCAGGCAGCCTTGTACCCCTCGGGGTTGGTGGCCAGGGGAGGGCGAGAGGGGCCATGGCGTGTGCCcctctgcagggatggggctgctgTGGGCACAGGATGGTTCTGCCGGGCACCTGTTTTCCTCTGGTGTCGCCAGGTTGGGGAGGTGGGGACCGAGCCTGTGCATGGCTGTACCTCGGCGGGTGAGTGAGCAGCACGGAAAGCTCCAGCTCAGGGCCgggagcaggaaggaaggaaggaaagcagagtTAAAATAAGCCAGGCAGTAAGCCGTGGGGGAgaccagggctggagctggctcCCAGCCTCTGGGGAGAGGGTCGGACTGGGGCAAACTGGGCTTCGTGTGGCActgggacacactggggtgCATCAGCAGGAGGGCGATGGGAGCTGGCGGGGCACATGCTGCCCGCCCCGTCCCTGACGGCTCTGCCTCCTTCTCCCACCCCGGCAGGATGGCTCCCGACAGCGGCCGCCGCAGAAGAAGAAGACCGTGTCCTTCAGCACCATGCCCAACGACCGCAAGATCAACAGCACGGCCGCCTGCATCTCCTTCATGCTGGAGGGCTGCGAGCTGAAGAAGGTGCGCTCCAACTCCCGCATGTACAGCCGCTTCTTTGTGCTGGACGCCGACATGCGCTCCGTGCGCTGGGAGCCCTCCAAGAAGGACTCGGAGAAGGCCAAGATCGAGATCAAGTCGGTCAAGGAGGTACGCGTGGGCAAGAAGACACCTGTCCTGCGCAGCAACGGCCTCTCTGACCAGTTCCCCGATGAGTGCGCCTTCTCCATCATCTATGGAGACAACTATGAgtccctggacctggtggccAACTCGGCCGATGTGGTGAGTGCCTGGGTGATGGGGCTCCGGTACCTGGTATCCTACGGGAAGCACACGCCCGAGGCACCGGGGACTGGCCACCCCAGCCTCCGGACCTCCTGGATCTCCTCCGTCTTCGACCTTGCCGACCTGGAGAAGTCTGGTCGCATCCCCGTGTCCCGGGCTGTGCAGCTGATCAAAGCGCTCAACCCAGGCATGAAGACCTCCACCATCGAGCTGAAGTTCAAGGAGCTGCAGAAGGCCAGTGAGCGTTTGGGCGCAGAGGTGGCCTGTGACCTCTTCGTGGAGGTGTATTGTGAGCTCTGTACCCGCCCCGAGATCTTCTTCCTGCTGGTGCAGTTCTCCAGCAACAAGGAGTACCTGGGCCTGAAGGACCTGCTGATGTTCCTGGAGGTGGAGCAGGGCATGGAGGGGGTGACGGAGGAGAAGTGCTTGGAGATCGTTGGCAAGTACGAGCCCTCCAAGGAGGGCCGGGAGAAGGGCTACCTGGCCATCGATGGCTTCACGCGCTACCTGCTCTCTGCCGACTGCTCCATCTTCGACCCGCAGCACCGCAAGGTGTGCCAGGACATGGCGCAGCCCCTCTCCCACTACTACATCAGCTCTGCCCACAGCGCCTGCCTGCTGGAGGACAACTTCTGGGGCCGCTCGGACATCAGCGGATACATCAGCGCCCTGGGCTTGGGCTGCCGCAGCATCGAGCTGGTGCTGTGGGACGGCCCCGAGGGCGAGCCCGTGGTCTACACCAGCCCCTCGGCCGCCTCCTGCGTGCCCTTCCGCGCCGTGGTGGGGCTGATTGACCAGCACGCCTTCACCGCCTCCGCCTACCCCCTCATCCTCTGCCTGGTGGTGCGCTGCTCGGCCCCCCAGCAGCGTCTCGCTGCCCAGTGCCTGCGCAAGACGCTGGGGGAGAAGCTCTACCTGGAGCCCCCCAACCCCACCGCGTCCTACCTGCCCTCTCCGGAGCAGCTCAAGGGCCGGATCCTCATCAAGGGCAAGAAGCTGCCGCCCAGCTGCGAGGACAGCGAGGGGGAGGTGTCGGACGAGGAGGAAGGCTGGGAGCTGGCGCGgcggctggggcaggaggagcggGAGGTACCCGAGGGAGGTGGCCCGCGGCGGGTGCGCCTCAGCCGGGAGCTCTCGGAGCTGGTGAGCCTCTGCCAAGCCGTCCCCTTCCAGGACTTTGAGAGCTCGCGGCGCGGGCAGCGTTACTGGGAGATGTGCTCCTTCAGCGAGGTGGAGGCAGGACGCTTCGCCAACGAGTGCCCGGCCGAGCTGGTGAGCTACAACAAGCGGTTCCTCTCCCGTGTCTACCCCAGCCCCATGCGCATCGACGCCAGCAACATGAACCCCCAGGACTTCTGGAAATGCGGCTGCCAGATGGTGGCCATGAACTACCAGACGCCGGGGCTCATGATGGACCTGAACGTGGGCTGGTTCCGGCAGAACGGAGCCTGCGGCTACGTCCTCCGCCCCGCCATCATGCGGGAGGAGGTCTCCTACTTCAGTGCCAACGCCAAGGACTCCTTACCCGGGGTGCCGGCCCAGCTCCTGCACCTCAAGGTCATCAGCGGGCAGAACCTGCCCAAGCCCAAGGGCTCGGGTGCCAAGGGGGAGGTGGTGGAGCCATACGTGTGCGCCGAGATCCATGGCATCCCTGCCGACTGCGCCGAGCACCGCACCAAGACGGCCCTGCAGAGCGGGGACAACCCCATCTTCGATGAGAGCCTGGAGTTCCAGATCAACCTGCCGGAGCTGGCCGTCCTGCGCTTTGTCGTGCTGGATGACGACTACATTGGGGACGAGTTCATCGCCCAGTACACCATCCCCTTCGAGTGCCTGCAGCCCGGCTACCGCCATGTCCCCCTCCAGTCCCTGGCTGGGGAGCCCCTGCCCCATGCCACCCTCTTTGTGCACGTGGCCATCACCGaccgccgcggcggcgggggcaaGGGCCACCggcgggggctggcggggcgccggggccgccgggtGCGGGAGTACACCTCCACCAAGGCCACTGGCATCAAGGCCATCGACGAGGTGTTCCGGACGGCCACCCAGCCACTGCGGGAGGCCACCGACCTGCGGGAGAACGTGCAGGTACGGACCCTGCAGAGGCACCTGGGGACGTGGCTTGTGCGGGGGAGGTTGGGGCTGGACTGCGAGCAGTGGGGAGCCCAGATGTATCCCCTCTTCTCAGCTCCAGGGAATGCGGATGTGGAACCTCACCTTGAGCAGAGATCTGGAGAGAATGAGGCTGTTCTTGGCCAGGGGGGTGGCTCTTGGGGTCCCTGCAGGACTGAGCCCCTGATGCTGGTCTCTGCCCGCAGAATGCGCTGGTCTCCTTCAAGGAGCTGTGCGGGCTGACGCCCGCCGCCAACATGAAGCAGTGCATCCTGACGGTGGCCACATGGCTGCTGCACAGTGACAGCGCGCCCAGCGTCACCCTCAACCTGGCAGAGCAGTACCCCCCCATGGAGGCCCAGGGCCCCATCCCAGACTTACTGCGCAAGGTCCTCACCGCCTACGAGACGGTAAGTGCCATCCTGCCGGGGCTCAGCTCCTCctggggatgctctgcagggctggtggcaccagGACCACCGCCCTGCCCAAGATGGGGGACCCCAAACTTGCCGCACCCATCCCTGTGCAGGGGGAGGCTGCGCAGGGGGTTGCCCAGGGAGGAGTCTCATCAAGGCACGGGCTTGGGAGCCCAcggtccctgtcccccctgctGCCCAAATCCTGCATGGGACCAGCTGCTGGGGCATCTTGTGATCCTGCCTGGCCGGAGAAATCCCATTAATAGCACAGCTGGAGCCACTTCCTTCCTTTGTGTTGGAGGGGGGGACCTGGCCGCCAGCCCGGCGCTGCTCACGCCACACCTGGATGTGTGCGGCGGGACAAGGAGGGACAGACCCCCACACCGGGGtgaggagcagcccctgcccgaGCCCCTGCTCCCCATCGTCTCTGCTGGGGGGcgtgtggggccgggggctgccctgctcctcacgcCGCTGCTTTCTTCAGATGATCCAGACCAGCCGGACGCTGATCGAGTCTGCCGACGCGGTGTACGGGAAGCTCACCCAGGCACAACAGGCAGGTGGGTCCTGGGGGGACAAGtccagccctggtgctgctctGTGCCACAGACCCAGGGGACCGGGCATGTCCCCCGGGGGGTCCGGGCACCACTGGGGTGCTGAGGCGGCAGGGGCAAGGTGCTGAGTGGGTGGGCtgcaaggagggagaggagaggagggaggggagtgGAGGAGGCTGATGAGGAAGCAGGGAAGAGTCATTAGCTGCCAAATGCCAGAATATAATTAGCACCAGAAATAACAGACTGGGGCTGACGGTAGAAGTGGCAACTGAATGTTATGACTTCCAAGACACATGGCTGAACCCACACAGGCAGGTGCTGCCGCCTGCCTGCCCCGGTCCTGTCCCCCCCAAATCTTGCCCCCCACACCGGCGGCTGcccaggacccccagccccactcccaGCACCAACGGCTGTGTGACCCCTCTGTGGGATGGGACCCTGCAGGGACATCCCTGGGCACACCCCGTTGCACGGGGGGCTGGTGTGGGGGctccctgtggggctggcagagccaccaggagctggaggggctggggaggaaggagggggcCCCGCTCTGCCACCCCCCGCCAGtaccagccctgctgccagcagccctgttTGCTCCCTGCCTGCGCGGAGCCCGGAAACCTCCCCGAGCTCTTGGCTTCGGGCTCTGCCActgctgccaggcagcagtTTGGGGGGGCTGTAACCCCCACCGCCATGCCCGGGGTGCTGGCTCTCTCCGCTTTCACCCCGGTTGCACCATGGACAAGCCGGCCTGGGCCGTGCCCGGCAGGTGGATGCtgtggggtcctgggggtgctggctgcctgggggggggggtgcggggctgggggggtgttGCTGATTGACAGCGCGGGGGCGAGCGGGCTTGCGTGGGAGCCCTCGTGTGGGCCCGGAGCCGCTGCTGCGTCAGGAGGGGTAAATATAGCACCCGCTCACGAGGACATCACGCGGTGCACGGCGCGGGGGCCCACACTCCGGCGGGACTGGGGGGGGACAGCAGCCCCACTGTGAGCCCCCTGGGTGGGCCACGGTGTGCCAGAGCCAAGCCTCTACCCCGCTGGTCTCTGGGGTCCAAAACCAGcaagggctggggctgagcgcGGTGTCGGGGTGGTGGGAGCTCTGTCAAGTCTGTCAGTCCCAGCACGGAGagggctcagagctgctggggcagtGGGGAGCCCACCCAACCTGCACCCCCGTGCTGAGGGTCCCTCCGGCTCTGTCCCCATCCATGGTGGGTGGTGACCGTCCCCTGAGCCATACTCCTGCCTGCGCAGGGATGGACTTGCACAAGGAGCTGCACCGCATTGAGGCCAaggaggggctgcggggccaCAAGCTGCAGAAAGCGCTGGAGAGCTTCGCCTGGAACATCACGGTGCTGAAGGTGAGGGGCTGCGCGGACCCCTCCCCTCGTCAACCCCCGGGGATGCTCCATGAGCACCGGGGATGATGCCCGTTGACCCCCTGCACCCCGCTGCGGGCTGGTGGCCAGCGGGGTGGCCTGCGGTCCATCAGCCCCTGATTCCACCCCCCGCGCAGGGCCAGGCTGACCTCCTCAAGCACGCCAAGGCGGAGGCGCTGGACAACCTGTGGCAGATCCACAACGCGGGGCAGTCCTGCGGCATCGGCAGGAACGGCTCAGCCTCACCGGAGTCCTCCCATCCGCGCACCCCACTGGAGCCCATCCCCGAGACGGAAGGAGGGGGTGACACATCATCCTGCTGACCccggcgtggggctggggggcccgGACTGAGCACCCGTCTGGCCGCAGGGTCCGGGATCAGGGAGCCGcagcctgcccagggacagcagctgtgtggtgctggtGCCTGCGCTCTGTCATGctgaggggctgtggggacctGGCAGGGAGGTTGCAGAGGGGACGTCCATGCTCCTGTCTGCACCCCTGAGCTCCCAGGGCCTCATCCATCCCCCCATCTGCTTCTGGAGTGAGTGCCCTGCTGCGGGGCCGGCGGGGATGCTGGCACCCCAGTGCCCACGTGCATGTACCCCCAGCCTGCTGAGCCTGACCCCACACCCTGTAAAAGCAGCCCCACGTTTGGGCTTCTGCCCCTATGCAGGACCATGGGTTTTGCCtttgccagccctggggaaaACCTGCCTGGCAAGAAGGGTCCTGGCTGGTCCTTGTCCCCTCTCCATGGAGCAGCGggtcccttcccctccctggtgtccccagacCCCGCACTGTGCAGAGGGGCTGAGGGCTCAGGGGTGCAGCGGGGGGTGGCTGCAGACCAGCTTGGGCAGCAGATGTGGCTTCTGGCATCAGGGAAACATCGGGGCCCGTCCCCCAGGGCGAGAGCCTCCCAGGTGAGGGACGGTCAGGGTTCGGACCGTGGCTGCGGAGCATTATAAAGAGTGAGAGACCCACCCTgctgccctgctgctccctccgTGCATGAGACCAACGTGGGAGGGGGTCACTAAAGGGAATGgagggcagcactggggacaggggaccctGGTGGCTCCATCCCTCCCCTGGCACTAGCCGAGCGCAGGATGACAGCTCCCCACGTCATGGAGCCgagcagctgcccagcacccCTTTGTTCAAGGAGTTAATTAGTCTAATGGAGCCACCAAGACCGGGCCCGTGTGCTGCCGCTGCTGGGAGTGGGCAGCATGTCCCCAGTGCCGACCTTCAGCCCCTTTGTGCTGGTCTGGCTGCAGGGCCCATGGGCAATTACAGCCTCATTAGTGCCACATGTTGCGGCCAGCGCACCCGGCCCATCGGTACCCGCACAATGAGGAGCTGCAAATGAGGGGAAAGGCCTGGCCGGTCTCCGAGCTACCAGCCACCGCACGCCCGTGTCTCCCAGAGACCGGCCGCTCCCGCTCGGCCCTGACGGTATTTTTGGCAGCGCTTTGTGCCGGGCTCTATAAAGCGGTGTCTGCGGCGCAGGGGGCTGCACTCTCAGCTGCCCGGTGGGACATGCCCCAGCACCACTCGGCTGCCTGAAGACCCCGGGAAGGATGGAGGTGCCTAACGCCAAGGTGGGGCCGAGACACTGCAGCCCGTGGGGATGGGTTGGAGGTTGGGATGGGGGGTCGGGGacctggaggagcaggagggtcTGGCTGGTTCCTTGGGAAGCCCCAAGTGTGCGGCAATAactccccagggttccccaacCATGGCCAGCAGCCACttggggggctcagccccacatGGGCTCCTCGGGACAGAGCTGGGCACACAGTGATGTGGGCACTGTCCCTGCACATCCTGTGGCACTTGGTGACAAGGGGACAGCTTTCCCATGGCTGCGTTTTGCTGGGGCATGGCTGGGGTACTGGTGAGGGCACCCATATCTGGCTGCTGGTCAGAGCTTGGGTGCTGGCTGCACTAACGCTGCCCGTTGCTCCGGCAGCTCCAACGAGCTGCCTGCCTcttgctcctgctcctgctctgctccgTGGCTGCTGCCCGGCAGAGCCTGCCCGAGTGCTGCCGGCAGAAGACCTGCTCCTGCCGCATCTACGACCTCCTGCACGGCATGGGCAACCACGCCGCTGGCATCCTCACGCTGGGCAAGAGGAAGAGCGTCCCACCAGCCTTCCAGAGCCGGCTCTACCGTCTGCTGCACAGCTCCGGCAACCACGCCGCAGGCATCCTCACCATGGGCAAGCGTGGGGAGCGCCCCGGCACTGTCTGCCATGGCGCATCGGGCTGTCCCGTGGACACGGACGCCCAACCGACGCCAGCACTGCGGGCCAGTGAcaccagccctgccagccccagggagtGCCAGCGACACTCGGGGAAGGACATGACCAAGAGTCAGGGAGCTGCAAAGAGCTTTTACTGagaggggtggggggcagcgggagcagAGAGGGGATCCCCAGGGCCGCACGCCCAGAGCTTGGTGTAAATAGCACTTTTACATACCTCCTGGCCCCAGCCGAGCCTGCTCAGGGCACAGCTGGCCTTTTACAATAAAAGGTAGCCTGACGTTACCcggctctgctttctctctggggaggggatggggacaccaccaACCCGGTGTCCCCCGGGGCAGAGGCCCCTCCCGgtgccggcggggcggggcggggcgggggcggggcgggagccCCGGGCCGAGCCGGGATCTGCCCGCGGCGCCGGGACCGCACCTGCGGaggggcccggggcggcggcggagcccgGCCCCGTGGCCGCAacccggcggcgggcggcccggcgggACCATGCCGGTGATGAAAGGGTTGCTGGCGCCGCAGAACACCTTCCTGGACACCATCGCCACCCGCTTCGATGGCACACGTAGGGCTGGGACCGTGGCCGGGCCGGTGGGGGAATCGGGGGGGAGTCCGCGCTGGGTTCGGTGGGGCCCGGGCAGCGGGAGGCGCTGCCCCCGGGAAGCGGTGGGGAGGGCCGGGGCTGGTCCCGGTACCGCAGCCCCCGCGGCTCGGCGGGACACGACGGTCCACGCTCTGTCCCGGGGACCGTCCGTGACCGGGCTCGGTGCTCCCCATCTCCCGCGTCCCCTGTGTTTTGGGCAGCCCCGCGGGGCAGGCGTGCTCTCCCCGCTCCCGCTGCCGGTACCGCGGTCGGTGCCGGTACCCGCGGTGTCGGTGCCGGTACCGCGGTCGGTGCCGGTGCCCGCGGTCGGTGCCGGTGCCCCCGGTCGGTGCCGGTACTCGCGGTCGGTGCGGGCGCGGCCGCGCTCAGCACCAGGGACAGAGCCCGGGCGCGGCGGGTGGGGCCGGGCGGGACCCGGGACCCAGCCCCCCGTGTCTCCCACCTTGTCTCCCACCCTGTCTCCCACCTTGCTGGGAGGGACCAACATAAAACCGGCGCTGGGAgcctgcagccacctcccatGGCACAGCTGAGGCACCGGGAGCACCCCCGGGACACACATCGGCCGCGATGCTGGGCTGGCTCCCGGCCTGGCATGGTGCGGAGCATCCCGGCTGACACAGGTGTCGTTTGCCCAGAGGAGCTCCTCTTTGGGGTGTTAACTTTGAGACTGCAATGCGCAGCGAGGCATCCAGCCTCCCCCGTGCCCTCCCAGTTCAGACTGAGCTGCGCTCAGAGGTGCCAGAGCAAAGCCACATGTGCCTCACACTAGTGAtcctgtgctggggcaggatcCGCATGCTTCTGGCCCTCTGCTGAGCTGCCCAGGAgttcccccagctctgctgtggtggTAGCAGCGTCCCCGGAGGCAGCAGGGACCAGTGtcctcagctctgctggccctgggctccccagggctgtaTCTGGCTCTCTGAGGAGGAAGGTCCCTTTGGGACCTGCCTGCAACACCCTGACGCAAAGTTCTGGGAATTTCTGGGAATTTGCCCCAAGGAGATGGGAtttgccccacagcaccctgcctgcagctgcaccaACCTGCCTCCCAGGCAGGCACTTTTAAACAGAGTCTGGCTTTGAGGGTTTGATGTGTCTCTTATCGGCTTTATTTGCCATGGAGAGGGGCTTGAGCCGCAGTGATACCCCGTGTGAGTTAACCCTGCCtgtcccaggcagctgctgcccactGGGCCCGGGGTTGCCCATCCGAACAGGCTGGCCGctgaggcaggggctgctgagCCCCCCAGAGCCGCTTCACCcttctcagcagagctgctcccaaaggcaagcccttttttttttccttttctaataaCACATCCTGGACAACACCATAATCCTGGCTCCCCAGAGCCAAAATCTGGCCTTAGTCACAGCTTCAAGCTATTTTTGCTTCTCCCAAGCTAATcctgggctgagctgtgctgtggtgGCCCCGCTGCACCCCCATCGCACCAGGGCTGCCCGTGGCTGCTGTCGCCTCCTTCCCGCAACCTCCTCTGcccttgccctgccctggcACGGCTCTGCTGTCGGTGCACGGGTGCTGTAACCTGCTGTGGTCTCCTCTCCTTTGCTGTGAAAGGGGGCAGAACACATCTGCAGGCTCCTGCTGCCTGGGatgttggggtgcaggggtgctgggctggggacctGTGGGCTGGAGAGTGTTTCAGGGCTGAGGACACCCCAGTCTGCCCTTGCTGGGTGCAAACACAGCCCGCACCGGCCGCACACCCCACTTCTTGGCACCCTTTTAGAGCATGCCATCTGTCCCGCTGGCGCAGAGCCTGCAGCAAGGAGCTGCTGTGGCCCCATGGGCAGAGCCCCTGCCTGACCCATTGCTGGGGGGCTGTGGAGTGAAAGTGGCTGCTTTGGGGCTGGCAAGAGCTTTCCTCTGCCTGGCACCAActccctgccagggcagggatgATGCTGCGGTGCTGGGACAGACCAAGGACGCTGCGTTTCCCCTGTGCCTCCACCCTGCGCTGGCTCGACGTGGGGCCCTGGCTCACCCCAGGCTCATGGCCTCTCTCCCACCCTCTCAGCGGGTGCTGCCACAGTGCTGCGGTGCCAttcctggggctgggggtcccagcACCGCAGCCCAGCATCTCTGGGCAGGGTTTGCCGCTGCTCCCGCTAAGCTGCCTGAGCCCCGGCAGGAGGTGGGAGCGGCAGATGGTGAGGGGGAGGCGTGAATCGCCTCGGTCGGGATCGTGTCTCTGGCGATGGGAGCCAAGAGCTGGATCCGGGCTCCTTCCCCTTCCAGCAAATGGGGCTGGGGTCCTGCCCGGGACGGGGCATTTGGGGTGGCAGTGCAGGAGATGATTGAGCTCTGGGAGTAGCTGTGGGCACTTGTTAGCTGGATGGAGACCTGGCTCCTCGTCCCAGAGGGACCCATGGGGGACCGGGAGGGTTGGgctcccctctgcacccccccAGGGTGGCCCCAAGCCCTCAGGGGCAGCTGCGTCTCCTTTCAGACAGCAACTTCATCCTGGCCAACGCACAGGTCCGCCGCGGCTTCCCCATCGTCTACTGCTCTGACGGCTTCTGCGACCTCACCGGCTTCGCCCGCACCGAGGTCATGCAGAAGAACTGCAGCTGCCGGTTCCTCTACGGGGCCGAGACCAGCGAGCCCGTCCTGCAGCGCATCGAGAAGGTGCTGGACGGCAGGCAGGAGTACCAGACCGAGGTCTGCTTCTACAAGAAAGGTGGTGAGTGGTGCACGGGGATGGGACCTGCCCGCTGCTCTGGCTGGGAGTCAACCCTGTGCCGGCCCCGGGGTGAAGCCACCGAGCAGTGGGGGGACTGTCCTGCCTTCACCGCTCCTCTCCTCCACGCAGGAACCGCGTTCTGGTGCTTGCTGGACATCATGCCCATCAAGAACGAGAAGGGGGAGGTGGtgctcttcctcttctccttcaagGACATCACAGAGAGCCGGGGCAGGAGCCATCTGAGTGACAAGAAGGAGGGTGAGCCGCggctgtgggatggggacaggattTGGGGAGCAGTGTGCGCAGTGGACACGTGGCAAAGGGGGTCCTAGTTCCCTGCTTGCCTTTATGCGAGGAGGGGTCCCCAAAACAGCCCTGCTCTGTTGCACCAGTGCTCCCACTAACCCAGCATGTCTTgactgctgcagagaagcagaagacCAAGAAACCTGGGAGCTCGCACCTGCGGGCAGCACGGAGGCAGGGCCGGACGGTGCTGCACCGCCTCAGCAGCCAGTTTGCCCGCGGGGACCGCGGAGAGATGAAAATCAACCGCGTAAGGACCCCAGGCACCGCGATGCCCTCCATCCCCGGCATCCACACCATGGCCCA
This DNA window, taken from Caloenas nicobarica isolate bCalNic1 chromosome 24, bCalNic1.hap1, whole genome shotgun sequence, encodes the following:
- the LOC135998220 gene encoding inactive phospholipase C-like protein 2, with amino-acid sequence MAEGPRGAPPPGSPRPAAPLPNGPRGGGGGGGSPGSGSGSSSREDSAERSPAPAAPRASIMKDGSRQRPPQKKKTVSFSTMPNDRKINSTAACISFMLEGCELKKVRSNSRMYSRFFVLDADMRSVRWEPSKKDSEKAKIEIKSVKEVRVGKKTPVLRSNGLSDQFPDECAFSIIYGDNYESLDLVANSADVVSAWVMGLRYLVSYGKHTPEAPGTGHPSLRTSWISSVFDLADLEKSGRIPVSRAVQLIKALNPGMKTSTIELKFKELQKASERLGAEVACDLFVEVYCELCTRPEIFFLLVQFSSNKEYLGLKDLLMFLEVEQGMEGVTEEKCLEIVGKYEPSKEGREKGYLAIDGFTRYLLSADCSIFDPQHRKVCQDMAQPLSHYYISSAHSACLLEDNFWGRSDISGYISALGLGCRSIELVLWDGPEGEPVVYTSPSAASCVPFRAVVGLIDQHAFTASAYPLILCLVVRCSAPQQRLAAQCLRKTLGEKLYLEPPNPTASYLPSPEQLKGRILIKGKKLPPSCEDSEGEVSDEEEGWELARRLGQEEREVPEGGGPRRVRLSRELSELVSLCQAVPFQDFESSRRGQRYWEMCSFSEVEAGRFANECPAELVSYNKRFLSRVYPSPMRIDASNMNPQDFWKCGCQMVAMNYQTPGLMMDLNVGWFRQNGACGYVLRPAIMREEVSYFSANAKDSLPGVPAQLLHLKVISGQNLPKPKGSGAKGEVVEPYVCAEIHGIPADCAEHRTKTALQSGDNPIFDESLEFQINLPELAVLRFVVLDDDYIGDEFIAQYTIPFECLQPGYRHVPLQSLAGEPLPHATLFVHVAITDRRGGGGKGHRRGLAGRRGRRVREYTSTKATGIKAIDEVFRTATQPLREATDLRENVQNALVSFKELCGLTPAANMKQCILTVATWLLHSDSAPSVTLNLAEQYPPMEAQGPIPDLLRKVLTAYETMIQTSRTLIESADAVYGKLTQAQQAGMDLHKELHRIEAKEGLRGHKLQKALESFAWNITVLKGQADLLKHAKAEALDNLWQIHNAGQSCGIGRNGSASPESSHPRTPLEPIPETEGGGDTSSC
- the HCRT gene encoding hypocretin neuropeptide precursor translates to MLRPAHPAHRGVCGAGGCTLSCPVGHAPAPLGCLKTPGRMEVPNAKLQRAACLLLLLLLCSVAAARQSLPECCRQKTCSCRIYDLLHGMGNHAAGILTLGKRKSVPPAFQSRLYRLLHSSGNHAAGILTMGKRGERPGTVCHGASGCPVDTDAQPTPALRASDTSPASPRECQRHSGKDMTKSQGAAKSFY